Part of the Ruania alba genome is shown below.
CGGGGCTGGGCGTGGCAGGTGCCGTTGCTGGAGCTGACCAGCGCTCAGTTCCTGCTGATGAGTGCCACGCTCGGTGACGTGAGCTTCTTCGCCGAGGACCTCACCCGCCGCACCGGCGCCCCGGTCGCGGTAATCGCGAACACCGAACGCCCGGTGCCGCTGACTTTCACCTACTCGGTGGAGCCGCTGAACGAGCTGATCACCGAACTGCTCGGCACGCACCGTACTCCTGCCTACCTGGTGCACTTCACCCAGGCGGCCGCCGTCGCGCAGGCGCAGGCGCTCACCTCGGTCGCGGTGGCGAGCAAGGCGCAGAAGGCACGGATCGCCGAGGCCCTGGGAGACGTGAGCTTCGCGAAGGGGTTCGGGTCCACCCTCTCCCGCCTGCTGCGCAGCGGGATCGGCGTGCACCACGCCGGCATGCTGCCTCGGTACCGGCGGCTGGTGGAACGGCTCGCCCAGGCCGGTCTGTTGCCGGTGATCTGCGGCACCGACACCCTCGGCGTGGGCATCAACGTGCCGATCCGGACGGTCGTGCTCACCGGGCTCACCAAATTCGACGGCGTCCGCGCGCGGCACCTGAGCGCCCGCGAGATGCACCAGATCGCCGGACGCGCCGGGCGGGCCGGTTTCGACACCATCGGCGAGGTCATCGTGCAGGCGCCCGAGCACGTGATCGAGAACGCGAAGTCGCTCGCCAAGGCCGGCGACGACGTGAAGAAGAAGCGCAAGATCGTGCGCAAGAAGGCCCCGGCCGGGGTGGTCAACTGGACCGACAAGACCTTCGAGCGGCTCCGCGATGCCGACCCCGAACCACTCACCTCCCAGTTCTCCGTCTCGCACGCCATGGTGCTCGGGGTGCTGGCCCGCGAGGGCGACCCGTTGGCCGCGATGCGCCGTCTGCTCGTCGAGAACCACGACGCTCCCACCGAGCGGAACCCGCATGTGCGCCGGGCCATTTCCATCTACCGCACGCTGCGCCAGGCGGGGCTGGTGGAACGGGTGGACGGTGCGGACGGGCCGATGGTCCGGCTGGTCGGTGAGGTGCCGGACGACTTCGCCCTGAACGCGCCCCTGTCCCCGTTCGCGCTCGCCGCGCTCGAGCTGCTCGATCAGGAGCATCCGGACTTCGCACTCGACGTGGTCTCGGTGATCGAGGCGACCCTGGAGGACCCGCGGCCGGTGCTGATCGCCCAGGAGAAGGCGGCCCGTGGGGAGGCCGTGGCGGCGATGAAGGCCGAGGGGATGGACTACCCCGACCGGATGGACGCCCTCGAGGAGGTCACCTACCCGCGCCCGCTCGCCGAGCTCCTGACCGCGGCCCTCGCCGAGTTCCGGACCACGAACCCGTGGGTGGACGACTACGAGCTCAAGCCGAAGTCTGTGGTCCGGGACATGGCCGAGCACGCGATGACGTTCTCCGAGCTGATCTCCCGCTACCAGCTCGCCCGCAGCGAAGGGGTCGTGCTGCGCTACCTGACCGACGCGTACAAGGCGCTCCGGCAAGTAGTCCCAGCGACGATGCGCACCGAGGAGCTCGCCGAGCTGATCGAGTGGCTCGGGACGGCCGTGCGGCAGGTGGACTCGTCCCTGCTGGCCGAGTGGGAGGCGTTGCAGCAGGGCCTCACCCCCGATCCGGACGTCACACCCGACGGCGAAGCAACAGAGGGCGAGGAGGCGCGCTTCGGTCCGGGCCCGGACGCCCCGATCACCGCGAACCCACGTACGTTCCGCGCGCTGGTGCGCAACGCCGTCTTCCATCGGGTGGAACTGGCTGCCAGGGAGGCGTACGACTCCCTGGGTGCGCTGGACGGTGCCGCCGGCTGGACCGCGTCCCGGTGGGCCGAGGCGATGGACGGGTACTGGGACGAGTACGACCACCTGGGCATCGGGCCGGAGGCCCGGTCTGGCTCCATGGTGCGCATCACCGCCGGCGACCAGGAGTGGCAGGTGGAGCAGGTGCTGGACGATCCCGAGGGCGACCGCGACTGGCGGCTGCGAGTGCGGGTCGACCTGGCCGCGAGCGCCGAGGCGGGCCGGGTGGTGCTCACCGAACTCGAGCTCGGACCGGCCACCGCTCAAGGGTGACGTCGATGGTGAGCGCTCCCCACTCCGGCACCCGGCCACACGCCGTCGGGCCCTCTACGATGATCGAGTGAGCGATCAGGCGGCGGGCTGGTACCCGGACCCCTCCGGGGAGAACCAGCAACGGTACTGGGACGGGGACTCCTGGACCGACTACTACGCCCCGGCACTGCCCACCGCTGAGGAGCCGACCGGGCCGCAGACCGCGCACGAGGACTACCCGTATCTGGCCGGCGTCACGCACCAACGTCCCGATGTGATGGTCACGCCCGGAACGCCGGGGGCCTGGTCCACGTCAACGGCGTGGGGCACCCCTGCGCCGGGGAAGGACGACTCCGGCACGAAAGTGTTCGGGGACGGGGTCCGCAAGACTCCCGGCGGAGTGGCTGCGGTGGCTTCCCTCGTGGTCCTGGCCGTGCTGCTGGTGGCAGGGCTCGGCTGGTGGGCAGTCTCGGGCCTGCGCGGCGACGACCCCGATCCCACCGGCGGTCCGACCGGTGGTGGCACCACCACCACCGGGACGGTGACTCTGGACGAGTCGACCACGGGAGAGGTCGAGCGTGCCGGCCAGTGGGAGGGCACGGTGAGCGTGTCCGCGGAAACGGTCGTGCTGCTCGACGTGCGGTCCGAGGACGGCGAGGACCTTTTTCTGAGCGTGCAGGACTCCTCCGGTTCCGAGATCGTCGAACAGGACGACCGGGGCCGGGAGCTGGCCGACGTCGTGGGTGGCACGTCCCTGGACCCGTTGGCGATGGTCCGGCTCCCGCAGGGCGAATACACCGTGCTGGTCAATGAGGTGCGGGGCGAGCAGAGCGGCCTCGAGCTCATCGCGACCGCAGTCACCGAGACGGTGACAGTCGGCGAGCGGTACACGGCGGAGGTGCCCGACGACGGGTACTGGGTCGGGGTAGCGACGGTCCCCGAGGACGGTGCGTACACGATCGACGTGCGAGACACCGGCAGCAAAGACCCCACCCTCGTGTCCGTGGACTCGGACGGCCGGGACCGCTCCAACGACGACCGGGACTACGAGAACGACGAGCTCGATCCACTCATCGAGGCAGACCTGCCCGCGGGTGACCTGCTGCTGCTCGTCTCCGAGTGGCACGGCGACCAGACGACGGTGACGATCGACGTGACGGGTCCGGCCTGATGGGCAGGAAGCGCACCGCCTCCGGCGGCACCCCGGCCACCGTGGCGCTGGCGAATGCTGGGATCGACTTCGGCACGCACCCTTACGCCCACGACCCGGCCAGCGAGCTGAGCTACGGGTTGGAAGCGGCGGCTGCGCTCGGGGTGCCTGCGGAGGTCGTGTTCAAGACACTGGTGGCCCGGGTGGACGGCCTACCCGGACAGGGCCTCGCGGTGGCCATCCTGCCGGTGGCCGAGACTCTCGACCTCAAGGCGCTCGCCCAGGCGCTGGGGCAGAAGAAGGCAACGATGGCTGACCCGGCCGCGGCGCAACGGTCCAGCGGATACGTGACCGGGGGCATCTCCCCCATCGGTCAACGCACGGCCCTGCCCACAGTGATCGATGCCACCGCCCAGGAGTTGCCGCTTATGTACGTCTCGGGCGGCCGCCGCGGGTTCGACATCTCCCTCGCGCCGCAGGACCTGGCCCAGGTGACGCATGGGAGGTTCGAGCCGATCACCACCCACCTGAACCGGAGCCGATGATGTGCCGTCGGTGCCACAGGGCAGCATGAACGCGCTGTCACCCCGGCTCGCCGCAATCGTTGCCGCGCTGCCGCTACGGCCAGGGCTTCGGGTCCTGGAGATCGGCGGTGCGCCGGGCGCCGCGGCACGAGCGGTCGCCGAGCGGATCGGGAACGGCCACATCCTGGTGATCGACCGCTCCGCCACCGGTGTGGCCCAGATTCGCCGCAACGCCGCAGCACAGATCGAGACCGGTGTGCTCAGCACACGCCAGGTCGCGGCCGAACACTTCGAGTTGCTCACGTCCGAGGCACCGTTCGACCTCGCCTTCGCCGTCCGGGTCGGAGCACTCGACGGCCGCCACCCCCGGGCCGGTGCACTGGCCAAGGAGCGGATCGCGGCTGCGCTCACGCCGACCGGGCGACTCTTTATCGACGGCGGCGACCCGCTGCGCGAGGTCGAGCTGCCCGGTCGCTGACCGATCGGAGGCACCATGAGCCACGAGAACATGTAAAGTTTTCGTCGTGATCTTTACATGTCAGCCCGATGTGAC
Proteins encoded:
- the ybaK gene encoding Cys-tRNA(Pro) deacylase, translated to MGRKRTASGGTPATVALANAGIDFGTHPYAHDPASELSYGLEAAAALGVPAEVVFKTLVARVDGLPGQGLAVAILPVAETLDLKALAQALGQKKATMADPAAAQRSSGYVTGGISPIGQRTALPTVIDATAQELPLMYVSGGRRGFDISLAPQDLAQVTHGRFEPITTHLNRSR
- a CDS encoding methyltransferase domain-containing protein, giving the protein MNALSPRLAAIVAALPLRPGLRVLEIGGAPGAAARAVAERIGNGHILVIDRSATGVAQIRRNAAAQIETGVLSTRQVAAEHFELLTSEAPFDLAFAVRVGALDGRHPRAGALAKERIAAALTPTGRLFIDGGDPLREVELPGR
- a CDS encoding DEAD/DEAH box helicase; the encoded protein is MTLTLPTDPTDDDALVETFTEWAAERGLPLYPHQEEALLELVTGAHVICSTPTGSGKSLIAVAAHYVALARGIRTVYTAPLKALVSEKFFDLVEIFGADQVGMVTGDSSINADAPIVCCTAEILANRALRTGEDTDAGQVVMDEFHFYADPQRGWAWQVPLLELTSAQFLLMSATLGDVSFFAEDLTRRTGAPVAVIANTERPVPLTFTYSVEPLNELITELLGTHRTPAYLVHFTQAAAVAQAQALTSVAVASKAQKARIAEALGDVSFAKGFGSTLSRLLRSGIGVHHAGMLPRYRRLVERLAQAGLLPVICGTDTLGVGINVPIRTVVLTGLTKFDGVRARHLSAREMHQIAGRAGRAGFDTIGEVIVQAPEHVIENAKSLAKAGDDVKKKRKIVRKKAPAGVVNWTDKTFERLRDADPEPLTSQFSVSHAMVLGVLAREGDPLAAMRRLLVENHDAPTERNPHVRRAISIYRTLRQAGLVERVDGADGPMVRLVGEVPDDFALNAPLSPFALAALELLDQEHPDFALDVVSVIEATLEDPRPVLIAQEKAARGEAVAAMKAEGMDYPDRMDALEEVTYPRPLAELLTAALAEFRTTNPWVDDYELKPKSVVRDMAEHAMTFSELISRYQLARSEGVVLRYLTDAYKALRQVVPATMRTEELAELIEWLGTAVRQVDSSLLAEWEALQQGLTPDPDVTPDGEATEGEEARFGPGPDAPITANPRTFRALVRNAVFHRVELAAREAYDSLGALDGAAGWTASRWAEAMDGYWDEYDHLGIGPEARSGSMVRITAGDQEWQVEQVLDDPEGDRDWRLRVRVDLAASAEAGRVVLTELELGPATAQG
- a CDS encoding DUF2510 domain-containing protein; translation: MSDQAAGWYPDPSGENQQRYWDGDSWTDYYAPALPTAEEPTGPQTAHEDYPYLAGVTHQRPDVMVTPGTPGAWSTSTAWGTPAPGKDDSGTKVFGDGVRKTPGGVAAVASLVVLAVLLVAGLGWWAVSGLRGDDPDPTGGPTGGGTTTTGTVTLDESTTGEVERAGQWEGTVSVSAETVVLLDVRSEDGEDLFLSVQDSSGSEIVEQDDRGRELADVVGGTSLDPLAMVRLPQGEYTVLVNEVRGEQSGLELIATAVTETVTVGERYTAEVPDDGYWVGVATVPEDGAYTIDVRDTGSKDPTLVSVDSDGRDRSNDDRDYENDELDPLIEADLPAGDLLLLVSEWHGDQTTVTIDVTGPA